In Flavobacterium piscisymbiosum, the sequence ATCAGAAGCCGTTTTCCATCCGTAGTAATTCACTTTTACACCAGATTCATTCGTTTTGTTTACCACAGTTGCAATGGTTGAGTCTACTTCACGGAAGTGTAATTTTTCATCATTTAAATAACGATCGATAGACCCAATTCCGATTCCTTTTCCGGCTTTAAGAATATCTGCACCCCAATCGCTCATTTCGTGATACGAATCAAAATTATCCTGACCTACTAATGGCAAAATGTTTGCTGAAGTTTTCTTTCCAAAAATATCAATGGCATTTCTCCAATCCAGATACAAACGATATCCAATGCGGTTACTCTCCCAACCCGGACCTTCGTAACGAATATCAAAAGAATGATCTGTATGTTCCGGAGCTAATTTTAGTCGGTCGACATTTTTAAAAACAGTTCCTCCAATATATTTACGTCCTTCCCATTTCCCATCAGTTTTTGCAGATATTTCGGCATACGTTTTCGCTGTTTTAATGTCGTATTTTTGAGCATTAACCGCTGTAACTCCAACTAAAAATAAGGTTGCTAATGTGATCTTTGTTTTCATTTTATTATAAATTATTTGAATATTCTGTTTAAAAATTGTGTGGTATATTCTACTGTTTCATCCAACCAAGGCTGAAAAAACCAAAAGGAATGAGGTGAATTATGAATTATTTTTACTTCATTGTAAATCTTATTTTGATTTAAAATTGCAATCATATCATCTCGCCCTGCATGAAACCGGTCAAAACTGCTGTTGATAAACAGTGTTGGCGGTGTATTTTTATCAACATGACTTAATGCCGACGCTTGTTTCCA encodes:
- a CDS encoding DUF4861 family protein, producing MKTKITLATLFLVGVTAVNAQKYDIKTAKTYAEISAKTDGKWEGRKYIGGTVFKNVDRLKLAPEHTDHSFDIRYEGPGWESNRIGYRLYLDWRNAIDIFGKKTSANILPLVGQDNFDSYHEMSDWGADILKAGKGIGIGSIDRYLNDEKLHFREVDSTIATVVNKTNESGVKVNYYGWKTASDKIDFTSVLTIKPDQLYTQHTIQASKEIKGICTGIVKQKDAELLKKESKNKKWAYLATYGEQSLVPDKLGMAIFYQTNTIENVADTTLDYLLVFKPTTKATSFYFLGAWEQEPNGIKSKEEFVKYLDQKLEVLNKKGKI